DNA from Aquificaceae bacterium:
CACTCCCAAGGATTTTACAAGCATGGCAAAATCCCTCAGCTCCTCTTCCGTATCGTTTACTCCCTTAAGAAGCAAGTAAGCGAGACTTATCTTTTTCCTCTTCCTCAAGGACATATTAGAAAGCTCCTCTCTTAAGGTTTGTATAAGACTTTCTAAGCTACCAGCATAAGGAAGCAGTCTTTTCCTTGTTTCTTCTTTCACAGAATGCACAGATATGCTAACTCCTCTATGAGGTAAGGCTAAAAGCTCTCTAAGTTTTTTAACTGGATATCCTGTGGTGTAAAAGCTCACTCTCAAGCCCAAAGCCTTAAAGTACCAAAAGGCTTCTTCTACCGCTTCCCAGTTCATAAGGGGTTCACCTATACCCGCAAAGGCTATACCCTTTATCTCAAACCTATCCTTCAAAAGCTTATATTGTAGTATTATCTCCTCTGCAGAAAGGTTTCTCAAAAGCCCACTTTTACCTGAAAGACAGAAGGGACAGCCTATCGCACAACCCACTTGGGTAGACACACAGAGAGTATTCCCCCTATAGTAGACCGCTTCTACTCTATTTCCATCATTGAGCTCAAAGAGAAACACCTTGTTAAGATTACTACTCAATTCCTGCAAGAGCCTCATTTTCCACAAAAGCCCTCCTACAACAACCACCACAAGCCTGACAATGCTTTAGAGCCTTTTCGTAGCCTTCTGGTAATATATCTTCTAAGTCTATTTCCCTTTTTGAGTCTTCTGAAACAAGATTTATCTTCCATCTTATAGGGTCAACCTGCAAAACCTTATAGACCTTGCCTTCATAACACAGCTCACTTCCTACCTCTGGCAGGATGGACTTTATAAGGTAGTTTTCCCTTTCAAAGATTAGGCAACATATAAGCCTTCCACAAGGACCTGTAAATTTCTGAGGCGATAAGGGAAGGTTTTGTTCCT
Protein-coding regions in this window:
- a CDS encoding radical SAM protein, encoding MRLLQELSSNLNKVFLFELNDGNRVEAVYYRGNTLCVSTQVGCAIGCPFCLSGKSGLLRNLSAEEIILQYKLLKDRFEIKGIAFAGIGEPLMNWEAVEEAFWYFKALGLRVSFYTTGYPVKKLRELLALPHRGVSISVHSVKEETRKRLLPYAGSLESLIQTLREELSNMSLRKRKKISLAYLLLKGVNDTEEELRDFAMLVKSLGVSATLLRYNQTVGNFKDVEDWEYERAFLLLKSYGIRVTLSTRFRKDPLGGCGTLVANRNPTMCLEGL